The following proteins come from a genomic window of Rutidosis leptorrhynchoides isolate AG116_Rl617_1_P2 chromosome 10, CSIRO_AGI_Rlap_v1, whole genome shotgun sequence:
- the LOC139872194 gene encoding large ribosomal subunit protein uL16-like produces the protein MGRRPARCYRQIKNKPYPKSRFCRGVPDPKIRIYDVGMKKKGADELPFCVHLVSWEKENVSSEALEAARIACNKYMAKHAGKDSFHLRVRVHPFHVLRINKMLSCAGADRLQTGMRGAFGKPLGTCARVHIGQVLLSVRCRDNNGQHAQEALRRAKFKFPGRQKIIVSRKWGFTKFSRQDYVRWKAENRIVPDGVNAKLLGRHGPLANRQPGRAFLTSTT, from the exons ATGGGAAGAA GACCAGCAAGATGCTATCGCCAAATCAAAAACAAACCATACCCGAAATCACGATTCTGTCGTGGTGTACCCGATCCAAAGATTCGGATCTACGATGTTGGGATGAAAAAGAAGGGTGCGGATGAACTCCCATTTTGTGTTCATTTGGTTAGTTGGGAAAAAGAGAATGTGTCAAGTGAGGCACTTGAAGCAGCCCGAATCGCTTGCAACAAGTACATGGCTAAGCACGCAGGGAAAGACTCGTTTCACTTGAGGGTTCGAGTCCACCCTTTTCATGTCTTGAGGATCAATAAGATGTTGTCATGTGCCGGAGCCGATAGGCTTCAAACGGGCATGAGAGGTGCATTTGGGAAACCACTAGGGACGTGTGCTCGTGTTCATATTGGTCAAGTGCTTCTTTCGGTTCGATGTAGGGATAATAATGGTCAACATGCACAAGAGGCTCTACGTCGTGCTAAGTTTAAGTTTCCGGGTCGTCAAAAGATTATTGTTAGTAGGAAATG GGGATTTACGAAGTTTAGCCGCCAGGATTACGTTAGGTGGAAGGCTGAGAATCGGATTGTGCCCGATGGTGTCAATGCCAAG CTTCTTGGAAGGCATGGACCTTTGGCGAATCGTCAACCGGGAAGGGCTTTTTTGACTTCAACCACTTGA